Part of the Halorhabdus utahensis DSM 12940 genome, GATGAAGGCGATATCTTCGATCCGACACGGCCGGATCGGACCATCGAGGCGGCGCTGGCCGACCGTGGGTTCTCCCAAGCTTTCGGCGAGCGGTTCGTCGCGCCGTTCTACGGCGGGATCACGCTGGATCGCACGCTGTCGATGGATGCCCGGATCTTCGAGTACACGTTCGCCAGACTGATCGAGGGGTCGGCGGCGGTCCCGGCTGACGGGATGGCGGCGATTCCGAAGCAACTGGCCCGTCGTGCCCGTGACGCCGGCGCACGGATCGAAACGGGGGTGACGGTCGAGTCGATCGACGCGGATGCTGGTGAGACCGGCGAAACGGGAGACAGCGTGAGGGTGACCGTCGACGGCGAGACCATCACGGCGGCCGGCGCGGTCGTCGCGACCGATCCCGGGACGGCCGGCGAGCTTACGGGCGTCGAGACGCCGACGGAGTATCGGGGGTGTGCCACTGTCTACGCGTCGTTGCCCTCCGAAACGCAACTCGATACGGGCAAACGCCTCCTGTTGAACGTCGCGGACGACCGGCCAAATCAGGTTGCGCCCATGTCGGCAGTGGCTCCCGAGTACGCACCGGACGGCCAGCAGTTTCTCGCCGCGACGTTCCTCGGTGTGCCGGCTGCTGACGACGAAACGCTGTTCGAAGAGACGAGAGATACCCTCTCACAGTGGTATCCCGAGCGGTCGTTCGCGGCGCTCGAACATCGCCGTACTGAACGGGTCCCCTTCGCCCAGATCGACCAGCCGCCAGGGTTCCAGTCGGGGCTGCCCGATCCGGACGACCCGGACGGCCCCGTTGTCCTGGCCGGCGATTACACTCGCTGGAGTTCGATACAGAGTGCTCTCCAGAGCGGTCGAATCGCCGCTGAGACACTCCTAGACGGGCCGGGACTCCCCTGACTGCCCGGCCGACTCAGTGACCGCCGGCGTGATCAGTCGACTCTTCGGCGAGTGCTTTCGGGACGAGCCACCGGGTCAACACGAGCAACACACCGAGTGCAAGCAGGCTCACCAGCAGTAGGATGACGGCAGCTTCCATAGTAACGGGTTCGACGCCCCTGAACAAAACACTGGTGGGTACTGGGGGCAGTCGGTACTGGGTGGCGAGGTCTTCACAGCATCTCCCGAAGCGAGCCAAGCGGCGGGAACTCCAGGGTTTCGGCGGCTTTCTCGTCACGGACGATCGGCCGAAACGCGCCCGCGTTCCGGATGAACGGCGAGTGAAAGTCGGCGGCACGCATCTGGTTTATCCGGACGCCGGCGACGAGTTCGTTGAACGACGGCAGGACGACGACGTCACTCCCGCGGTAGGCGTCGACGCCATGGAGATAACACGGCCGCCTTTGGCCCTCGATCTCGATGGCCGGGTGATCATGGCCGATCAGGTACCGGTCAGCCGATCGTTCGGGCGGGTCGTCACCGTGGAGAACGACGGTCTCCCCGTCTGCGAGGGCGTAGCTGTCGGGTGTCGGCCCGTCCCAGACAGCATCGAGCAGCACGTCGTGGTTCCCGGGCGTGATGATTAGCTCTGTGCCGTGTTCGGCGACGGACTCCCGGAGGTCCGCAAACGCATTCGCGACGCCCGGCGGAAGCGAATCGAAGGAGTGCAACGCGTCGCCGGCGATCACGACTTCCGCGGGATCGTGTGCCTCCAGCAGTGTCTCGATTCGATCACACATGGACGCGTCCGAACCGAGCGATAGCTCGACGTTCGAGGATCGTTCCCGGCCGAAATGCAGATCCGCGACGACGAGCGTCTCGCCGACGATCACGGCCCGGTCCCGAAACGTCGGTTCCATCACTACGCCATCGGCGACCCACGGGCGTAAGGGTGTCGTCGGGATTCGACCGAGCCGAAACGGGAATCGCTCGGGGACGCAACTCCGGGGTTTTTTACCCAGCGCTCCCAGGGTTCGGACATGATCGACGTCCTCGACAACAAGCGGACGGCGACCCGCTTTCGGATCCTCGTCGAGATCGCCGAACGCCAGCCTGCGGTAAGCCAGGGCGAGATCGCCGACGCCGTCGGCGTGACGAGTCAGGCGGTCAGCGAGTACATTCGCGAACTAGTCGAGGACGGCTTCGTCGAGAAAGAGGGGCGCTCGCGCTATCGGGTCACCAACGAGGGCGTCGACTGGCTGTTCGGCGCGGCGACGGACGTCCGGCGCTTCGCCGACCACGTGACCGATGACGTCCTCGGGAGCGTTCAGGAGGACGCCGCGATCGCCCTCAAGCCCGTCAACGAAGGCCAGACCGTTACGCTCTCGATCGCCGATGGCCTCCTCCAGGCGCGGCCGGGCGACGGCGAGGCGACTGGTGTGGCAACGACGGACGCCGAGGCGGGCGAGGTCGTGGGCGTCACTGGGTTCGAGGGCGTCATCGATCTCGAACCGGGGGAGGTCACTATCCTGCAGGTGCCGCCGATCCGTTCGGACGAGGACCCGCCGCTCGATCGGCTCACGGACGCGGTCGAGACTGCTGACCTCGTCGCCGCGGCGGGTGTCGAAGCCGTCGGCGCGCTCCGTCGGATCGACCACGAACCGGCGACACACTTCGGGGCCGGGGAGGTCGCCGCCGACGCAGCGAGTCGCGGCCTCGATGTCGTCGTCGTCGCCACGACTGACGCGGTCGGGCGGGTAACCGATGCCCTCCGTGACAGCGACGTTTCCTACTCGGTCACATAGCTGGTTCCAAAGCCTTGAGAGGCGTCGAACCGATGGCTGTGGTATGAGTGATATCGAAGCTGCGGTCGACGAATTCCTCGATGAGTACGACGCCGCGCGCGAGGACTACGACCGCGGGTACACTGACGCTGATGCCACGCTCAGACTGATCGAATCGCACGTCGAGGAGTTACGCGACGCTGTCGAGTGACGCCCGGGATATCGCGCGACACTGTCGAATGACGCCCGAGATACTCGCGGTGCGAACCCGGTCGCTCGTGCCGCGTGATACCACGGAAACCGGCGTGAGTGCCGGAAGCGCCGTCGTTTTACGGACTGATCCGCTATCGGCTTTCAATGAGTCAGGAGAGCGAGCGTTCCCCCGGCGATCTGACTGCGACGGGGATGGCGCTCAGACACGACCGCGAGTGGGACTACGAACTCGACCGGATCAGCGAGGCCGTCGAGGAGCGAAACGCCAACAGCGTCGGCTTGCAGTTCCCCGAGGGACTCAAGCGCCGCGGCCCCGCCGTGGCCGACGACCTCCGGCGGACCCTCCCGGATGACGTGACGGTCATGCTCTCGGGCGAACCCTGCTACGGGGCCTGTGATCTGGACACCGAACTGATGCGCCACAGTGAGGTGTTCGTCCACTTCGGGCACAGCCCGATGAACGAATCCGAACAGATAATCTACGTACCCCTGTTCTCGAACGTCGACGTCTTCCCGATCATGGAGGAGTCCCTCGCGGAGTTCGAGGACCCCGAGGAAGACGAGGACATCGGGCTGGTCACGACGGCCCAGCACATGAACAAGTTCGAGGAGATGCGCGAATTCCTCGAAGAACGGGGCTATACGGTCCACACCCGGCGTGGCGACGAGCGATTGACCCACGAGGGCCAGGTGCTCGGCTGTAACTACGCCTCGGCTGACGTCGAGGCCGACCAGATGCTCTACGTCGGCGGCGGGAAGTTCCACCCGCTGGGGCTCGCGATGGACCATCCCGAGAAACGCGTCGTCATCGCCGACCCCGTCAACAACGTGGTCGACATCGCGGACGCCGACGCGCTGATCAAACAGCGTTACGGCGCGATCCATCGCGCCATGGACGCCGAGACGTGGGGCATCATCTACTCGACGAAGATCGGCCAGGGCCGCCTCGAACGGGCTCGCCAAATCGTCGAGGACAACGACGACGCCTACCTGTTGACGATGAACAACGTCACGCCCCAGAAGCTCACTAACTTCGGGCTGGACGCCTACGTCAACACTGCTTGCCCGCGGATCACGACCGACGACGGCCCGCAGTTCAAACAGCCCATGCTGACGCCCGGCGAGTACGAGATCGCGATGGGTGAGAAACCGATGGACTCGCTCAGCTTCGACACGTTCCACGGCACCTGGTGAGCCGGTCGGCGAGACGCTGCAGTCCTCTTCTCTGCGTGACCGGAGACACGTCGTGGAGTACTTCACGGGCCCGCCCGAACGAGGCCCATGAAACGAACGCTCGAAGAACACGCCGCCCGGTTCGACGAGCAGGCCGACTCCTACGACGACGGCAACTCCCCCGAGTACCGGGCGTGTGCTAATCTGGTGATCGAACACGCCGATCCCGACGATGGCGATACCGTGCTCGACTTGGGGACGGGCACCGGCGCGATTGCCCTCGCACTGGCTCCAGCGGCCGGCCGCGTTATCGGCCGCGATATCAGCGAGGGAATGCGCGAGCGGGCCCGACAGAAGGCCGCCGATCGCGGTTTGGAAAACACCGAGTTCGGTGAGGGTCGCTTTCGCGAGCCCAACCTGCCCGAAGACGCCGACGTGGATGTCGTCGTCTCGAACTTCGCCCTGCACCACCTCAGCGACGCCGAGAAACGCGAGGCGATCGAGACCATCGCCGGTCTGGACCCGGCGCGGTTCGTTCTCGGCGACGTGCTGTTCTTCGGGATGCCGGACCCCGACGAGCCGTTTTACTCGCCAGCAGTCGACGATCCGGCGACCGTCGGGACGCTGGTCGACGCGTTCACTGATGTCGGGTTCGCCCTCACGGTTGTCGAGCGCGTCCACGACCAGGTCGGCGTGCTGGTCGGCGAGCGAGTGCCAACGGGGACAACTGGCGAGGGCGGCCAATGAAACACCTTCCGAAGCACTTCCGGCAGCGCTGGCGATATCTCGCAGTCGAACTCGAAACCTGGCCGGACGCCGACTTCGACCGCGGGGATTTCCAGCGCCACCTCTGGTTTGCGGCCCAGAACCTGCTCGGAGATGTCGGCTCTGCGGCGGTCGATCTTTCGGTCGTCCGCTTCGAGCAAGCGGGGCCAACCGGCACAGCGATCATCCGAACACGCCGGGGGGAGGTCTCCCAAGCGCGGGCAGTTCTCGCCACGCTCGAATCCGTCGACGCCGACCCAGTCGGCCTCCGTGTCCGAGGCGTCAGTGGCACCGTGCGTGCGTGTGAGGAAAAGTATTTAGGAGGGCGTCCGGAATCCACCGAGCACGACGACGTCGCCTTT contains:
- a CDS encoding NAD(P)/FAD-dependent oxidoreductase gives rise to the protein MTDVIVAGGGLAGLVAARHLAEDGLDVTAFEADSSVGGRVHTHKDDGFTYDRGFQVVFDSYPAVKRELDVDALDLRRFAPGATLARPGERSVIADPLRDPRTVTQTLFNREIPFGDKLRVLKLRQELAGRDEGDIFDPTRPDRTIEAALADRGFSQAFGERFVAPFYGGITLDRTLSMDARIFEYTFARLIEGSAAVPADGMAAIPKQLARRARDAGARIETGVTVESIDADAGETGETGDSVRVTVDGETITAAGAVVATDPGTAGELTGVETPTEYRGCATVYASLPSETQLDTGKRLLLNVADDRPNQVAPMSAVAPEYAPDGQQFLAATFLGVPAADDETLFEETRDTLSQWYPERSFAALEHRRTERVPFAQIDQPPGFQSGLPDPDDPDGPVVLAGDYTRWSSIQSALQSGRIAAETLLDGPGLP
- a CDS encoding metallophosphoesterase, which encodes MEPTFRDRAVIVGETLVVADLHFGRERSSNVELSLGSDASMCDRIETLLEAHDPAEVVIAGDALHSFDSLPPGVANAFADLRESVAEHGTELIITPGNHDVLLDAVWDGPTPDSYALADGETVVLHGDDPPERSADRYLIGHDHPAIEIEGQRRPCYLHGVDAYRGSDVVVLPSFNELVAGVRINQMRAADFHSPFIRNAGAFRPIVRDEKAAETLEFPPLGSLREML
- a CDS encoding DUF7839 domain-containing protein, which translates into the protein MIDVLDNKRTATRFRILVEIAERQPAVSQGEIADAVGVTSQAVSEYIRELVEDGFVEKEGRSRYRVTNEGVDWLFGAATDVRRFADHVTDDVLGSVQEDAAIALKPVNEGQTVTLSIADGLLQARPGDGEATGVATTDAEAGEVVGVTGFEGVIDLEPGEVTILQVPPIRSDEDPPLDRLTDAVETADLVAAAGVEAVGALRRIDHEPATHFGAGEVAADAASRGLDVVVVATTDAVGRVTDALRDSDVSYSVT
- the dph2 gene encoding diphthamide biosynthesis enzyme Dph2 encodes the protein MSQESERSPGDLTATGMALRHDREWDYELDRISEAVEERNANSVGLQFPEGLKRRGPAVADDLRRTLPDDVTVMLSGEPCYGACDLDTELMRHSEVFVHFGHSPMNESEQIIYVPLFSNVDVFPIMEESLAEFEDPEEDEDIGLVTTAQHMNKFEEMREFLEERGYTVHTRRGDERLTHEGQVLGCNYASADVEADQMLYVGGGKFHPLGLAMDHPEKRVVIADPVNNVVDIADADALIKQRYGAIHRAMDAETWGIIYSTKIGQGRLERARQIVEDNDDAYLLTMNNVTPQKLTNFGLDAYVNTACPRITTDDGPQFKQPMLTPGEYEIAMGEKPMDSLSFDTFHGTW
- a CDS encoding class I SAM-dependent methyltransferase, which produces MKRTLEEHAARFDEQADSYDDGNSPEYRACANLVIEHADPDDGDTVLDLGTGTGAIALALAPAAGRVIGRDISEGMRERARQKAADRGLENTEFGEGRFREPNLPEDADVDVVVSNFALHHLSDAEKREAIETIAGLDPARFVLGDVLFFGMPDPDEPFYSPAVDDPATVGTLVDAFTDVGFALTVVERVHDQVGVLVGERVPTGTTGEGGQ
- a CDS encoding Rpp14/Pop5 family protein; amino-acid sequence: MKHLPKHFRQRWRYLAVELETWPDADFDRGDFQRHLWFAAQNLLGDVGSAAVDLSVVRFEQAGPTGTAIIRTRRGEVSQARAVLATLESVDADPVGLRVRGVSGTVRACEEKYLGGRPESTEHDDVAFAGTDRPAVIRAGRVDVHVDDGFIGATQRDLS